A region from the Nostoc sp. HK-01 genome encodes:
- a CDS encoding cytochrome P450 like protein, with product MHTPITLLIPPEHLGLNGEDNQSSLAKRNQSLTYDLFAPEIIANPYPLYKRIREEDPVHYEASLGYWILTRYQDVEAALRDERLSSDRRTLFIQQLGNLDVSLIQNFLQLTGNSMIEKDPPDHSRMRKLANQGFTTRALESWRSIIQKTTDTLLDQVQHQGYMDIVSDLSVPLPSLIIAKIFGVPESDRANLIQWATDTSSFWGAPSKNIEELARKADTSAAQFTAFINQLVAERRQKPGTDMISLLTMAYIEQNLDFAELPSLCILILNAGRSTTTDLIPNGVSALLNHPQQLQKLKDNPALISSAIEEIIRYDSSVSFVFRIAKENIEIGGQKIPAGSVIALGLAAANHDPAKFPLPDNFDIERSPNEHLGFGPGIHFCLGAVLARMELNICFSTLLKRFPNLQFDSTRPPVPRRSTLVFKGFDALPVRF from the coding sequence ACGCAATCAGTCCTTAACTTATGACTTATTTGCACCAGAAATAATTGCTAATCCCTATCCATTGTACAAACGTATCCGCGAAGAAGATCCAGTTCACTATGAAGCATCTTTGGGCTACTGGATTTTAACTCGATATCAAGATGTAGAAGCTGCCTTGCGAGATGAACGGCTTAGTTCTGACCGACGGACTTTGTTTATTCAGCAATTGGGTAATCTAGATGTCAGTTTGATTCAAAACTTTTTGCAACTGACGGGTAACTCGATGATTGAAAAAGATCCACCTGATCACTCGCGGATGCGAAAACTAGCGAATCAAGGCTTTACAACCCGTGCTTTAGAAAGCTGGCGGAGCATTATTCAAAAAACGACTGATACCTTATTAGATCAAGTGCAACATCAGGGTTATATGGATATTGTCTCTGACCTATCTGTACCCTTACCTAGCTTAATTATCGCCAAGATTTTTGGTGTACCAGAAAGTGATCGCGCTAACCTAATTCAGTGGGCAACGGATACCAGTTCTTTCTGGGGTGCTCCATCTAAGAACATAGAAGAATTGGCGCGGAAAGCTGATACTAGTGCTGCTCAATTCACGGCTTTCATTAACCAACTCGTAGCTGAACGCCGTCAAAAACCAGGAACAGATATGATTAGCTTGCTGACAATGGCTTACATAGAGCAAAACCTGGATTTTGCAGAATTACCTTCCCTGTGCATTCTCATTCTCAATGCTGGCCGTTCAACTACTACTGATTTAATCCCCAATGGGGTATCAGCTTTGCTCAATCATCCCCAACAGCTACAGAAACTCAAGGATAATCCCGCCCTCATTTCATCAGCGATTGAAGAAATCATCCGCTATGACAGTTCGGTGTCCTTTGTATTTCGCATTGCCAAAGAAAATATAGAAATTGGTGGTCAAAAAATTCCCGCAGGTAGTGTGATTGCGTTGGGATTAGCAGCAGCTAATCACGACCCAGCAAAATTTCCTCTACCAGACAATTTTGACATTGAGCGATCGCCTAATGAACATTTAGGGTTTGGCCCTGGTATCCATTTCTGTCTAGGTGCAGTTTTGGCTCGGATGGAATTAAATATTTGCTTCTCTACTTTGCTGAAGCGGTTCCCAAATCTTCAGTTTGATTCGACAAGACCCCCCGTTCCCCGTCGTAGTACCTTAGTTTTTAAGGGATTTGATGCTTTACCTGTGCGGTTCTAA